The proteins below are encoded in one region of Helicoverpa zea isolate HzStark_Cry1AcR chromosome 21, ilHelZeax1.1, whole genome shotgun sequence:
- the LOC124640746 gene encoding PF03932 family protein CutC translates to MLEVCIDSLESAINAIHGGADELEVCSTLTEGGLTPSPGLVKQIMEMVNNIAAGKPIRESCHDCGCDKLTKRPKVNVMIRCRTGSDFHYSLEEMDTMLSDVEVFKAFGVDRFVFGALTETRDIDVINCKRFIRHADATPVTFHRAFDVCNNPLSAINTIAGLGFNRVLTSGQKASANDLEAIQLIKALVGTAGDKIEIMPGAGINLDNVKTFIDIGCKIVHSSCKKIKYLPQVKSGLSMGTSDSEHVLLTNETIVEKMKETIT, encoded by the exons ATGTTAGAAGTTTGCATAGACAGTTTGGAGTCAGCAATAAATGCTATCCATGGCGGAGCTGATGAACTTGAGGTATGCAGCACTCTCACAGAAGGCGGGCTCACTCCCTCGCCAGGGCTCGTCAAACAAATCATGGAAATG gtgaaTAATATAGCAGCCGGGAAACCAATCCGTGAATCATGTCACGATTGCGGTTGCGATAAATTAACGAAG CGACCAAAAGTTAACGTAATGATCAGATGTCGCACAGGCTCTGATTTTCATTATTCCCTAGAAGAGATGGATACAATGTTATCTGATGTGGAAGTCTTCAAAGCTTTTGGCGTGGACCGATTTGTTTTTGGCGCCCTTACTGAGACACGAGATATTGACGTGATAAACTGCAAGAGATTTATACGTCACGCTGATGCTACTCCAGTAACCTTTCATAGAGCCTTTGACGTGTGCAATAATCCATTATCAGCGATCAATACAATTGCTGGTCTTGGTTTCAATAGAGTACTGACAAGCGGGCAGAAGGCTTCGGCCAATGATTTAGAAGCTATTCAATTAATAAAGGCACTCGTCGGCACTGCTGGTGATAAAATAGAAATCATGCCAGGAGCGGGAATAAATCTGGATAATGTGAAGACTTTTATCGATATTGGCTGTAAAATAGTCCACAGTTCGTGTAAAAAGATTAAATATCTCCCTCAGGTTAAGAGTGGTCTGTCTATGGGGACGAGTGATAGTGAACACGTTTTGCTTACCAATGAGACCATTGTCGAGAAGATGAAGGAGacaattacttaa